A genomic stretch from Kogia breviceps isolate mKogBre1 chromosome 1, mKogBre1 haplotype 1, whole genome shotgun sequence includes:
- the RORC gene encoding nuclear receptor ROR-gamma isoform X2: MDRAPQRQHRASQELLAAKKTHTSQIEVIPCKICGDKSSGIHYGVITCEGCKGFFRRSQQCNVAYSCTRQQNCPIDRTSRNRCQHCRLQKCLALGMSRDAVKFGRMSKKQRDSLHAEVQKQLQQRQQQQREQAAKTPPAGAQGADPLACTLGLPDGQLPLGSSPDLPEASACPPSLLRAPGCGPSYANSLAKAGLNGASYHLEYSPERGKTEGRENCYGTGSQPAPDRCGLHFGDPRHPGLGEPGRGPDSYFSPSFRSTPEAPYASLTEIEHLVQNVCKSYRETCQLRLEDLLGQRSTVFSREEVAGYQRKSMWEMWERCAHRLTEAIQYVVEFAKRLLGFMELCQNDQIVLLKAGAMEVVLVRMCRAYNADNHTVFFEGKYGGMELFRALGCSELISSIFDFSHSLSALHFSEDEIALYTALVLINANRPGLQEKRKVEQLQYNLELAFHHHLCKTHRHSILAKLPPKGKLRSLCSQHVEKLQTFQHLHPIVVQAAFPPLYKELFSTEIESPEGLSK; this comes from the exons CACAAATTGAAGTGATCCCTTGCAAAATCTGTGGGGACAAATCATCTGGGATCCATTACGGGGTTATCACCTGTGAGGGGTGCAAG GGTTTCTTCCGCCGGAGCCAGCAGTGTAACGTGGCTTACTCCTGCACCCGTCAGCAGAACTGCCCCATCGACCGCACTAGCCGAAACCGATGCCAGCACTGCCGCCTACAGAAATGCCTGGCCCTAGGCATGTCCCGAGACG CTGTCAAGTTTGGCCGCATGTCCAAGAAGCAAAGGGACAGCCTGCATGCTGAGGTGCAGAAACAACTGCAACAGCGGCAACAGCAGCAAAGGGAACAAGCAGCCAAGACCCCTCCTGCAGGAGCCCAAGGAGCAGACCCCCTCGCCTGCACCTTGGGGCTCCCAGATGGGCAGCTGCCCCTGGGCTCCTCGCCTGACCTGCCGGAGGCCTCAGCCTGTCCCCCCAGTCTCCTGAGAGCCCCAGGCTGCGGGCCCTCCTACGCCAACAGCTTGGCCAAGGCTGGGCTCAATGGGGCCTCATACCACCTGGAATACAGCCCTGAGCGGGGCAAGACCGAGGGCAGAGAGAACTGCTATGGCACAGGCAGCCAGCCGGCCCCTGACAGGTGTGGACTCCACTTCGGGGACCCCAGGCACCCTGGACTTGGGGAACCAGGACGGGGCCCGGACAGCTACTTCAGTCCCAGTTTCCGCAGCACCCCAGAGGCACCTTATGCCTCCCTGACGGAGATTG AGCATCTGGTGCAGAACGTTTGTAAGTCCTACCGAGAGACGTGTCAGCTGCGGCTGGAGGACCTGCTCGGACAGCGCTCCACCGTCTTCTCCCGAGAGGAGGTGGCCGGCTACCAGAGGAAG TCAATGTGGGAGATGTGGGAACGCTGTGCCCACCGCCTCACCGAGGCCATTCAGTACGTGGTGGAGTTCGCTAAGAGGCTCTTGGGCTTTATGGAGCTCTGCCAGAACGACCAGATCGTGCTACTCAAAGCAG gaGCCATGGAAGTGGTGCTGGTCAGGATGTGCCGAGCCTACAATGCTGACAACCATACAGTCTTTTTTGAAGGCAAATACGGTGGCATGGAGCTCTTCCGAGCCTTGG GCTGCAGCGAGCTCATCAGCTCCATCTTTGACTTCTCTCACTCCCTGAGTGCCTTGCATTTTTCCGAGGACGAGATTGCCCTCTACACGGCCCTCGTCCTCATCAATGCCA ACCGGCCAGGGCtccaagagaaaaggaaagtagAACAGTTGCAGTACAATCTGGAGCTGGCCTTTCATCATCATCTCTGCAAGACTCATCGCCACAGCATCCTGGCAAAG CTGCCGCCcaaggggaagcttcggagcctgTGTAGCCAGCATGTGGAAAAGCTGCAAACCTTCCAGCATCTCCACCCCATCGTGGTCCAAGCTGCTTTCCCTCCACTCTACAAGGAACTCTTCAGCACTGAAATTGAGTCACCTGAGGGGCTGTCCAAGTGA
- the LINGO4 gene encoding leucine-rich repeat and immunoglobulin-like domain-containing nogo receptor-interacting protein 4 yields MAAATTPKQAWPPWPPIFFLLLLSGGSSGGCPAVCDCTSQPRAVLCAHRRLEAVPGGLPLDTELLDLSGNRLWGLQRGMLSRLGLLRELDLSYNQLSTLEPGAFHGLQSLLTLRLQGNRLRIMGPRVFSGLSALTLLDIRLNQIVLFLDGAFGELGSLQQLEVGDNHLVFVAPGAFAGLAKLSTLTLERCNLSTVPGPALARLPALGVLRLRELDIGRLPGGALQGLRQLKELEIHHWPSLEALEPGSLTGLNLSSLAITRCNLSSVPFQALYHLSFLRVLDLSQNPISAIPARRLSPLVRLQELRLSGACLTSIAAHAFHGLTAFHLLDVADNALQTLEETAFPSPDKLVTLRLSGNPLTCDCRLVWLLRLRRRLDFGTSPPACAGPQHVQGKSLREFSDILPPGHFTCQPALIRKSGPRWVIAEEGGHAVFSCSGDGDPAPIVSWMRPHGAWLGRAGRVRVLEDGTLEIRSVQLRDRGAYVCVVSNVAGNDSLRTWLEVIQVEPPNSTLSDPNITMPGIPGPFFLDSRGIAMVLAVGFLPFLTSVTLCFGLIALWSKGKGRVKHHMTFDFVAPRTSGDKNSGGNRVTAKLF; encoded by the coding sequence ATGGCTGCGGCCACTACTCCAAAGCAAGCCTGGCCCCCGTGGCCCCCCATCTTTTTCCTGCTCCTCCTGTCTGGGGGGAGCAGCGGCGGCTGCCCTGCTGTGTGTGACTGCACCTCCCAACCCCGGGCGGTGCTCTGTGCCCACCGGCGACTGGAGGCTGTACCAGGGGGACTCCCGCTGGACACCGAGCTCCTGGACCTGAGTGGGAACCGCCTATGGGGGCTTCAGCGGGGAATGCTCTCCCGCCTGGGCCTGCTCCGGGAACTGGACCTCAGCTACAACCAGCTGTCCACCCTCGAGCCAGGGGCCTTCCATGGTCTGCAGAGCCTGCTCACCCTGAGGCTGCAGGGCAACCGTCTGCGAATCATGGGCCCCAGGGTCTTCTCAGGCCTGTCTGCCCTCACGCTGCTGGACATTCGCCTCAACCAGATTGTCCTCTTCCTCGATGGAGCTTTCGGGGAGCTAGGCAGCCTCCAGCAGCTGGAGGTTGGGGACAACCACCTGGTGTTTGTGGCTCCGGGAGCCTTTGCTGGACTGGCCAAGCTGAGCACCCTCACCCTGGAGCGCTGCAACCTCAGCACCGTGCCTGGCCCGGCCCTGGCCCGCCTACCAGCGCTAGGGGTCTTAAGGCTCCGAGAATTAGATATTGGGAGGCTGCCGGGAGGGGCGCTGCAAGGGCTGAGGCAGCTAAAGGAGCTGGAGATCCATCACTGGCCATCTCTGGAGGCTCTGGAGCCTGGGAGCCTGACTGGGCTCAACCTCAGCAGCTTGGCCATCACCCGCTGTAATCTGAGCTCGGTGCCCTTCCAAGCGCTGTACCACCTGAGCTTCCTCAGGGTCCTGGATCTGTCTCAGAACCCTATCTCTGCCATCCCGGCCCGGAGGCTCAGCCCCCTGGTGCGGCTCCAGGAGCTCCGACTGTCAGGGGCATGCCTCACCTCCATCGCTGCCCACGCCTTCCATGGTTTGACTGCCTTCCACCTCCTAGACGTGGCGGATAACGCCCTTCAGACACTGGAGGAAACAGCCTTCCCTTCTCCAGACAAACTGGTCACCCTGAGGCTGTCTGGTAACCCCCTGACCTGTGACTGCCGCCTCGTCTGGCTGCTCCGGCTCCGCCGCCGCCTGGACTTTGGCACGTCCCCCCCTGCCTGTGCCGGCCCCCAGCACGTCCAGGGGAAGAGCCTGAGGGAGTTTTCAGACATCCTACCTCCAGGGCACTTCACTTGCCAACCAGCCTTGATCCGAAAGTCCGGGCCACGATGGGTCATTGCAGAGGAGGGGGGGCATGCCGTCTTCTCCTGCTCTGGAGATGGAGATCCAGCCCCCATCGTCTCCTGGATGAGGCCTCACGGGGCTTGGCTGGGAAGGGCCGGGAGAGTAAGGGTCCTGGAGGATGGGACGCTGGAGATCCGCTCCGTGCAGCTAAGGGATAGAGGGGCCTATGTCTGTGTGGTCAGCAATGTAGCTGGGAATGACTCCCTGAGGACCTGGTTGGAAGTAATCCAAGTTGAACCACCAAATAGCACTCTCTCTGACCCCAACATCACCATGCCAGGGATCCCAGGGCCTTTCTTCCTGGATAGCAGAGGCATAGCTATGGTGCTGGCAGTcggcttcctccccttcctcacctCAGTAACCCTGTGTTTTGGCCTCATTGCCCTCTGGAGCAAAGGCAAAGGCCGGGTCAAACATCACATGACCTTTGACTTTGTGGCACCCCGAACCTCTGGGGATAAGAACTCTGGGGGTAACCGGGTCACTGCCAAGCTCTTCTGA
- the RORC gene encoding nuclear receptor ROR-gamma isoform X5: MDRAPQRQHRASQGKRPYGPAELLAAKKTHTSQIEVIPCKICGDKSSGIHYGVITCEGCKGFFRRSQQCNVAYSCTRQQNCPIDRTSRNRCQHCRLQKCLALGMSRDAVKFGRMSKKQRDSLHAEVQKQLQQRQQQQREQAAKTPPAGAQGADPLACTLGLPDGQLPLGSSPDLPEASACPPSLLRAPGCGPSYANSLAKAGLNGASYHLEYSPERGKTEGRENCYGTGSQPAPDSTPEAPYASLTEIEHLVQNVCKSYRETCQLRLEDLLGQRSTVFSREEVAGYQRKSMWEMWERCAHRLTEAIQYVVEFAKRLLGFMELCQNDQIVLLKAGAMEVVLVRMCRAYNADNHTVFFEGKYGGMELFRALGCSELISSIFDFSHSLSALHFSEDEIALYTALVLINANRPGLQEKRKVEQLQYNLELAFHHHLCKTHRHSILAKLPPKGKLRSLCSQHVEKLQTFQHLHPIVVQAAFPPLYKELFSTEIESPEGLSK, from the exons CACAAATTGAAGTGATCCCTTGCAAAATCTGTGGGGACAAATCATCTGGGATCCATTACGGGGTTATCACCTGTGAGGGGTGCAAG GGTTTCTTCCGCCGGAGCCAGCAGTGTAACGTGGCTTACTCCTGCACCCGTCAGCAGAACTGCCCCATCGACCGCACTAGCCGAAACCGATGCCAGCACTGCCGCCTACAGAAATGCCTGGCCCTAGGCATGTCCCGAGACG CTGTCAAGTTTGGCCGCATGTCCAAGAAGCAAAGGGACAGCCTGCATGCTGAGGTGCAGAAACAACTGCAACAGCGGCAACAGCAGCAAAGGGAACAAGCAGCCAAGACCCCTCCTGCAGGAGCCCAAGGAGCAGACCCCCTCGCCTGCACCTTGGGGCTCCCAGATGGGCAGCTGCCCCTGGGCTCCTCGCCTGACCTGCCGGAGGCCTCAGCCTGTCCCCCCAGTCTCCTGAGAGCCCCAGGCTGCGGGCCCTCCTACGCCAACAGCTTGGCCAAGGCTGGGCTCAATGGGGCCTCATACCACCTGGAATACAGCCCTGAGCGGGGCAAGACCGAGGGCAGAGAGAACTGCTATGGCACAGGCAGCCAGCCGGCCCCTGACAG CACCCCAGAGGCACCTTATGCCTCCCTGACGGAGATTG AGCATCTGGTGCAGAACGTTTGTAAGTCCTACCGAGAGACGTGTCAGCTGCGGCTGGAGGACCTGCTCGGACAGCGCTCCACCGTCTTCTCCCGAGAGGAGGTGGCCGGCTACCAGAGGAAG TCAATGTGGGAGATGTGGGAACGCTGTGCCCACCGCCTCACCGAGGCCATTCAGTACGTGGTGGAGTTCGCTAAGAGGCTCTTGGGCTTTATGGAGCTCTGCCAGAACGACCAGATCGTGCTACTCAAAGCAG gaGCCATGGAAGTGGTGCTGGTCAGGATGTGCCGAGCCTACAATGCTGACAACCATACAGTCTTTTTTGAAGGCAAATACGGTGGCATGGAGCTCTTCCGAGCCTTGG GCTGCAGCGAGCTCATCAGCTCCATCTTTGACTTCTCTCACTCCCTGAGTGCCTTGCATTTTTCCGAGGACGAGATTGCCCTCTACACGGCCCTCGTCCTCATCAATGCCA ACCGGCCAGGGCtccaagagaaaaggaaagtagAACAGTTGCAGTACAATCTGGAGCTGGCCTTTCATCATCATCTCTGCAAGACTCATCGCCACAGCATCCTGGCAAAG CTGCCGCCcaaggggaagcttcggagcctgTGTAGCCAGCATGTGGAAAAGCTGCAAACCTTCCAGCATCTCCACCCCATCGTGGTCCAAGCTGCTTTCCCTCCACTCTACAAGGAACTCTTCAGCACTGAAATTGAGTCACCTGAGGGGCTGTCCAAGTGA
- the RORC gene encoding nuclear receptor ROR-gamma isoform X6, with product MSRDAVKFGRMSKKQRDSLHAEVQKQLQQRQQQQREQAAKTPPAGAQGADPLACTLGLPDGQLPLGSSPDLPEASACPPSLLRAPGCGPSYANSLAKAGLNGASYHLEYSPERGKTEGRENCYGTGSQPAPDRCGLHFGDPRHPGLGEPGRGPDSYFSPSFRSTPEAPYASLTEIEHLVQNVCKSYRETCQLRLEDLLGQRSTVFSREEVAGYQRKSMWEMWERCAHRLTEAIQYVVEFAKRLLGFMELCQNDQIVLLKAGAMEVVLVRMCRAYNADNHTVFFEGKYGGMELFRALGCSELISSIFDFSHSLSALHFSEDEIALYTALVLINANRPGLQEKRKVEQLQYNLELAFHHHLCKTHRHSILAKLPPKGKLRSLCSQHVEKLQTFQHLHPIVVQAAFPPLYKELFSTEIESPEGLSK from the exons ATGTCCCGAGACG CTGTCAAGTTTGGCCGCATGTCCAAGAAGCAAAGGGACAGCCTGCATGCTGAGGTGCAGAAACAACTGCAACAGCGGCAACAGCAGCAAAGGGAACAAGCAGCCAAGACCCCTCCTGCAGGAGCCCAAGGAGCAGACCCCCTCGCCTGCACCTTGGGGCTCCCAGATGGGCAGCTGCCCCTGGGCTCCTCGCCTGACCTGCCGGAGGCCTCAGCCTGTCCCCCCAGTCTCCTGAGAGCCCCAGGCTGCGGGCCCTCCTACGCCAACAGCTTGGCCAAGGCTGGGCTCAATGGGGCCTCATACCACCTGGAATACAGCCCTGAGCGGGGCAAGACCGAGGGCAGAGAGAACTGCTATGGCACAGGCAGCCAGCCGGCCCCTGACAGGTGTGGACTCCACTTCGGGGACCCCAGGCACCCTGGACTTGGGGAACCAGGACGGGGCCCGGACAGCTACTTCAGTCCCAGTTTCCGCAGCACCCCAGAGGCACCTTATGCCTCCCTGACGGAGATTG AGCATCTGGTGCAGAACGTTTGTAAGTCCTACCGAGAGACGTGTCAGCTGCGGCTGGAGGACCTGCTCGGACAGCGCTCCACCGTCTTCTCCCGAGAGGAGGTGGCCGGCTACCAGAGGAAG TCAATGTGGGAGATGTGGGAACGCTGTGCCCACCGCCTCACCGAGGCCATTCAGTACGTGGTGGAGTTCGCTAAGAGGCTCTTGGGCTTTATGGAGCTCTGCCAGAACGACCAGATCGTGCTACTCAAAGCAG gaGCCATGGAAGTGGTGCTGGTCAGGATGTGCCGAGCCTACAATGCTGACAACCATACAGTCTTTTTTGAAGGCAAATACGGTGGCATGGAGCTCTTCCGAGCCTTGG GCTGCAGCGAGCTCATCAGCTCCATCTTTGACTTCTCTCACTCCCTGAGTGCCTTGCATTTTTCCGAGGACGAGATTGCCCTCTACACGGCCCTCGTCCTCATCAATGCCA ACCGGCCAGGGCtccaagagaaaaggaaagtagAACAGTTGCAGTACAATCTGGAGCTGGCCTTTCATCATCATCTCTGCAAGACTCATCGCCACAGCATCCTGGCAAAG CTGCCGCCcaaggggaagcttcggagcctgTGTAGCCAGCATGTGGAAAAGCTGCAAACCTTCCAGCATCTCCACCCCATCGTGGTCCAAGCTGCTTTCCCTCCACTCTACAAGGAACTCTTCAGCACTGAAATTGAGTCACCTGAGGGGCTGTCCAAGTGA
- the RORC gene encoding nuclear receptor ROR-gamma isoform X3: MDRAPQRQHRASQGKRPYGPAELLAAKKTHTSQIEVIPCKICGDKSSGIHYGVITCEGCKGFFRRSQQCNVAYSCTRQQNCPIDRTSRNRCQHCRLQKCLALGMSRDAVKFGRMSKKQRDSLHAEVQKQLQQRQQQQREQAAKTPPAGAQGADPLACTLGLPDGQLPLGSSPDLPEASACPPSLLRAPGCGPSYANSLAKAGLNGASYHLEYSPERGKTEGRENCYGTGSQPAPDRCGLHFGDPRHPGLGEPGRGPDSYFSPSFRSTPEAPYASLTEIEHLVQNVCKSYRETCQLRLEDLLGQRSTVFSREEVAGYQRKSMWEMWERCAHRLTEAIQYVVEFAKRLLGFMELCQNDQIVLLKAGAMEVVLVRMCRAYNADNHTVFFEGCSELISSIFDFSHSLSALHFSEDEIALYTALVLINANRPGLQEKRKVEQLQYNLELAFHHHLCKTHRHSILAKLPPKGKLRSLCSQHVEKLQTFQHLHPIVVQAAFPPLYKELFSTEIESPEGLSK; the protein is encoded by the exons CACAAATTGAAGTGATCCCTTGCAAAATCTGTGGGGACAAATCATCTGGGATCCATTACGGGGTTATCACCTGTGAGGGGTGCAAG GGTTTCTTCCGCCGGAGCCAGCAGTGTAACGTGGCTTACTCCTGCACCCGTCAGCAGAACTGCCCCATCGACCGCACTAGCCGAAACCGATGCCAGCACTGCCGCCTACAGAAATGCCTGGCCCTAGGCATGTCCCGAGACG CTGTCAAGTTTGGCCGCATGTCCAAGAAGCAAAGGGACAGCCTGCATGCTGAGGTGCAGAAACAACTGCAACAGCGGCAACAGCAGCAAAGGGAACAAGCAGCCAAGACCCCTCCTGCAGGAGCCCAAGGAGCAGACCCCCTCGCCTGCACCTTGGGGCTCCCAGATGGGCAGCTGCCCCTGGGCTCCTCGCCTGACCTGCCGGAGGCCTCAGCCTGTCCCCCCAGTCTCCTGAGAGCCCCAGGCTGCGGGCCCTCCTACGCCAACAGCTTGGCCAAGGCTGGGCTCAATGGGGCCTCATACCACCTGGAATACAGCCCTGAGCGGGGCAAGACCGAGGGCAGAGAGAACTGCTATGGCACAGGCAGCCAGCCGGCCCCTGACAGGTGTGGACTCCACTTCGGGGACCCCAGGCACCCTGGACTTGGGGAACCAGGACGGGGCCCGGACAGCTACTTCAGTCCCAGTTTCCGCAGCACCCCAGAGGCACCTTATGCCTCCCTGACGGAGATTG AGCATCTGGTGCAGAACGTTTGTAAGTCCTACCGAGAGACGTGTCAGCTGCGGCTGGAGGACCTGCTCGGACAGCGCTCCACCGTCTTCTCCCGAGAGGAGGTGGCCGGCTACCAGAGGAAG TCAATGTGGGAGATGTGGGAACGCTGTGCCCACCGCCTCACCGAGGCCATTCAGTACGTGGTGGAGTTCGCTAAGAGGCTCTTGGGCTTTATGGAGCTCTGCCAGAACGACCAGATCGTGCTACTCAAAGCAG gaGCCATGGAAGTGGTGCTGGTCAGGATGTGCCGAGCCTACAATGCTGACAACCATACAGTCTTTTTTGAAG GCTGCAGCGAGCTCATCAGCTCCATCTTTGACTTCTCTCACTCCCTGAGTGCCTTGCATTTTTCCGAGGACGAGATTGCCCTCTACACGGCCCTCGTCCTCATCAATGCCA ACCGGCCAGGGCtccaagagaaaaggaaagtagAACAGTTGCAGTACAATCTGGAGCTGGCCTTTCATCATCATCTCTGCAAGACTCATCGCCACAGCATCCTGGCAAAG CTGCCGCCcaaggggaagcttcggagcctgTGTAGCCAGCATGTGGAAAAGCTGCAAACCTTCCAGCATCTCCACCCCATCGTGGTCCAAGCTGCTTTCCCTCCACTCTACAAGGAACTCTTCAGCACTGAAATTGAGTCACCTGAGGGGCTGTCCAAGTGA
- the RORC gene encoding nuclear receptor ROR-gamma isoform X4, which yields MDRAPQRQHRASQELLAAKKTHTSQIEVIPCKICGDKSSGIHYGVITCEGCKGFFRRSQQCNVAYSCTRQQNCPIDRTSRNRCQHCRLQKCLALGMSRDAVKFGRMSKKQRDSLHAEVQKQLQQRQQQQREQAAKTPPAGAQGADPLACTLGLPDGQLPLGSSPDLPEASACPPSLLRAPGCGPSYANSLAKAGLNGASYHLEYSPERGKTEGRENCYGTGSQPAPDRCGLHFGDPRHPGLGEPGRGPDSYFSPSFRSTPEAPYASLTEIEHLVQNVCKSYRETCQLRLEDLLGQRSTVFSREEVAGYQRKSMWEMWERCAHRLTEAIQYVVEFAKRLLGFMELCQNDQIVLLKAGAMEVVLVRMCRAYNADNHTVFFEGCSELISSIFDFSHSLSALHFSEDEIALYTALVLINANRPGLQEKRKVEQLQYNLELAFHHHLCKTHRHSILAKLPPKGKLRSLCSQHVEKLQTFQHLHPIVVQAAFPPLYKELFSTEIESPEGLSK from the exons CACAAATTGAAGTGATCCCTTGCAAAATCTGTGGGGACAAATCATCTGGGATCCATTACGGGGTTATCACCTGTGAGGGGTGCAAG GGTTTCTTCCGCCGGAGCCAGCAGTGTAACGTGGCTTACTCCTGCACCCGTCAGCAGAACTGCCCCATCGACCGCACTAGCCGAAACCGATGCCAGCACTGCCGCCTACAGAAATGCCTGGCCCTAGGCATGTCCCGAGACG CTGTCAAGTTTGGCCGCATGTCCAAGAAGCAAAGGGACAGCCTGCATGCTGAGGTGCAGAAACAACTGCAACAGCGGCAACAGCAGCAAAGGGAACAAGCAGCCAAGACCCCTCCTGCAGGAGCCCAAGGAGCAGACCCCCTCGCCTGCACCTTGGGGCTCCCAGATGGGCAGCTGCCCCTGGGCTCCTCGCCTGACCTGCCGGAGGCCTCAGCCTGTCCCCCCAGTCTCCTGAGAGCCCCAGGCTGCGGGCCCTCCTACGCCAACAGCTTGGCCAAGGCTGGGCTCAATGGGGCCTCATACCACCTGGAATACAGCCCTGAGCGGGGCAAGACCGAGGGCAGAGAGAACTGCTATGGCACAGGCAGCCAGCCGGCCCCTGACAGGTGTGGACTCCACTTCGGGGACCCCAGGCACCCTGGACTTGGGGAACCAGGACGGGGCCCGGACAGCTACTTCAGTCCCAGTTTCCGCAGCACCCCAGAGGCACCTTATGCCTCCCTGACGGAGATTG AGCATCTGGTGCAGAACGTTTGTAAGTCCTACCGAGAGACGTGTCAGCTGCGGCTGGAGGACCTGCTCGGACAGCGCTCCACCGTCTTCTCCCGAGAGGAGGTGGCCGGCTACCAGAGGAAG TCAATGTGGGAGATGTGGGAACGCTGTGCCCACCGCCTCACCGAGGCCATTCAGTACGTGGTGGAGTTCGCTAAGAGGCTCTTGGGCTTTATGGAGCTCTGCCAGAACGACCAGATCGTGCTACTCAAAGCAG gaGCCATGGAAGTGGTGCTGGTCAGGATGTGCCGAGCCTACAATGCTGACAACCATACAGTCTTTTTTGAAG GCTGCAGCGAGCTCATCAGCTCCATCTTTGACTTCTCTCACTCCCTGAGTGCCTTGCATTTTTCCGAGGACGAGATTGCCCTCTACACGGCCCTCGTCCTCATCAATGCCA ACCGGCCAGGGCtccaagagaaaaggaaagtagAACAGTTGCAGTACAATCTGGAGCTGGCCTTTCATCATCATCTCTGCAAGACTCATCGCCACAGCATCCTGGCAAAG CTGCCGCCcaaggggaagcttcggagcctgTGTAGCCAGCATGTGGAAAAGCTGCAAACCTTCCAGCATCTCCACCCCATCGTGGTCCAAGCTGCTTTCCCTCCACTCTACAAGGAACTCTTCAGCACTGAAATTGAGTCACCTGAGGGGCTGTCCAAGTGA
- the RORC gene encoding nuclear receptor ROR-gamma isoform X1, with protein sequence MAGSAGKEGDGDEGLGIGECLSVLRGPQPLDLIPSLLFAELLAAKKTHTSQIEVIPCKICGDKSSGIHYGVITCEGCKGFFRRSQQCNVAYSCTRQQNCPIDRTSRNRCQHCRLQKCLALGMSRDAVKFGRMSKKQRDSLHAEVQKQLQQRQQQQREQAAKTPPAGAQGADPLACTLGLPDGQLPLGSSPDLPEASACPPSLLRAPGCGPSYANSLAKAGLNGASYHLEYSPERGKTEGRENCYGTGSQPAPDRCGLHFGDPRHPGLGEPGRGPDSYFSPSFRSTPEAPYASLTEIEHLVQNVCKSYRETCQLRLEDLLGQRSTVFSREEVAGYQRKSMWEMWERCAHRLTEAIQYVVEFAKRLLGFMELCQNDQIVLLKAGAMEVVLVRMCRAYNADNHTVFFEGKYGGMELFRALGCSELISSIFDFSHSLSALHFSEDEIALYTALVLINANRPGLQEKRKVEQLQYNLELAFHHHLCKTHRHSILAKLPPKGKLRSLCSQHVEKLQTFQHLHPIVVQAAFPPLYKELFSTEIESPEGLSK encoded by the exons CACAAATTGAAGTGATCCCTTGCAAAATCTGTGGGGACAAATCATCTGGGATCCATTACGGGGTTATCACCTGTGAGGGGTGCAAG GGTTTCTTCCGCCGGAGCCAGCAGTGTAACGTGGCTTACTCCTGCACCCGTCAGCAGAACTGCCCCATCGACCGCACTAGCCGAAACCGATGCCAGCACTGCCGCCTACAGAAATGCCTGGCCCTAGGCATGTCCCGAGACG CTGTCAAGTTTGGCCGCATGTCCAAGAAGCAAAGGGACAGCCTGCATGCTGAGGTGCAGAAACAACTGCAACAGCGGCAACAGCAGCAAAGGGAACAAGCAGCCAAGACCCCTCCTGCAGGAGCCCAAGGAGCAGACCCCCTCGCCTGCACCTTGGGGCTCCCAGATGGGCAGCTGCCCCTGGGCTCCTCGCCTGACCTGCCGGAGGCCTCAGCCTGTCCCCCCAGTCTCCTGAGAGCCCCAGGCTGCGGGCCCTCCTACGCCAACAGCTTGGCCAAGGCTGGGCTCAATGGGGCCTCATACCACCTGGAATACAGCCCTGAGCGGGGCAAGACCGAGGGCAGAGAGAACTGCTATGGCACAGGCAGCCAGCCGGCCCCTGACAGGTGTGGACTCCACTTCGGGGACCCCAGGCACCCTGGACTTGGGGAACCAGGACGGGGCCCGGACAGCTACTTCAGTCCCAGTTTCCGCAGCACCCCAGAGGCACCTTATGCCTCCCTGACGGAGATTG AGCATCTGGTGCAGAACGTTTGTAAGTCCTACCGAGAGACGTGTCAGCTGCGGCTGGAGGACCTGCTCGGACAGCGCTCCACCGTCTTCTCCCGAGAGGAGGTGGCCGGCTACCAGAGGAAG TCAATGTGGGAGATGTGGGAACGCTGTGCCCACCGCCTCACCGAGGCCATTCAGTACGTGGTGGAGTTCGCTAAGAGGCTCTTGGGCTTTATGGAGCTCTGCCAGAACGACCAGATCGTGCTACTCAAAGCAG gaGCCATGGAAGTGGTGCTGGTCAGGATGTGCCGAGCCTACAATGCTGACAACCATACAGTCTTTTTTGAAGGCAAATACGGTGGCATGGAGCTCTTCCGAGCCTTGG GCTGCAGCGAGCTCATCAGCTCCATCTTTGACTTCTCTCACTCCCTGAGTGCCTTGCATTTTTCCGAGGACGAGATTGCCCTCTACACGGCCCTCGTCCTCATCAATGCCA ACCGGCCAGGGCtccaagagaaaaggaaagtagAACAGTTGCAGTACAATCTGGAGCTGGCCTTTCATCATCATCTCTGCAAGACTCATCGCCACAGCATCCTGGCAAAG CTGCCGCCcaaggggaagcttcggagcctgTGTAGCCAGCATGTGGAAAAGCTGCAAACCTTCCAGCATCTCCACCCCATCGTGGTCCAAGCTGCTTTCCCTCCACTCTACAAGGAACTCTTCAGCACTGAAATTGAGTCACCTGAGGGGCTGTCCAAGTGA